From Scytonema millei VB511283, the proteins below share one genomic window:
- the mtnA gene encoding S-methyl-5-thioribose-1-phosphate isomerase, whose protein sequence is MISSPTHVYPVIWYEGSVLLIDQTHLPAEYAFVEIHRCEDMAQAIKTMIVRGAPAIGIAAAYGMYLGAREIETQDREQFLSQLEQVAQMLRTTRPTAVNLFWAIARMLKTAYETIGTVEEIRQVLLTTAQTIQAEDLQTCQAIGDRGLELLPKTPAQLNLLTHCNAGALATAGYGTALGVVRSAWSCGRLSRLYADETRPRLQGAKLTAWECVQEGIPVTVITDSMAAHCMQQGMIHAVVVGADRIAANGDTANKIGTYSLALVAKAHDVPFYVAAPVATIDFAIATGREIPIEERDPVEVYQIDNTILTPAGVEFYNPAFDVTPAHLITAIITEHGAFSPSQLQQELQHKYVA, encoded by the coding sequence ATGATCTCCAGTCCTACCCACGTCTACCCTGTAATTTGGTACGAAGGCTCGGTTTTACTCATCGACCAAACGCACTTGCCAGCCGAGTATGCCTTTGTGGAAATTCATCGCTGTGAAGATATGGCACAGGCAATCAAAACGATGATTGTCCGAGGCGCACCAGCAATCGGGATCGCTGCTGCTTACGGTATGTACTTAGGGGCGCGAGAGATTGAAACCCAAGATCGAGAGCAGTTTTTGTCGCAGCTAGAGCAAGTGGCTCAGATGTTGCGAACAACCCGTCCGACAGCGGTAAATTTGTTTTGGGCGATCGCCCGCATGTTAAAAACTGCCTACGAAACGATCGGCACGGTTGAGGAAATTCGCCAAGTTTTGTTAACTACAGCACAGACAATTCAAGCCGAAGATTTACAAACTTGTCAGGCAATTGGCGATCGCGGTCTGGAACTCTTGCCAAAAACTCCCGCCCAACTCAATCTCTTAACTCATTGCAATGCTGGAGCCTTAGCAACCGCAGGTTACGGTACGGCTTTGGGTGTTGTGCGTTCTGCTTGGTCTTGTGGTAGGTTATCGCGCCTCTATGCCGATGAAACTCGCCCTCGTCTTCAGGGGGCAAAACTAACTGCTTGGGAATGCGTCCAAGAAGGGATACCCGTTACGGTAATTACAGATAGTATGGCTGCCCACTGTATGCAGCAAGGTATGATTCACGCCGTTGTGGTGGGCGCTGACCGCATTGCCGCTAATGGCGATACAGCAAATAAAATCGGCACGTACAGCTTAGCACTGGTAGCTAAGGCACATGACGTTCCTTTCTATGTTGCTGCACCCGTAGCAACAATTGATTTTGCGATCGCAACTGGTCGAGAAATTCCGATTGAGGAACGCGATCCGGTTGAAGTCTATCAGATTGACAATACTATCTTGACTCCAGCAGGCGTGGAATTTTACAACCCAGCTTTTGACGTAACTCCCGCTCATTTGATTACAGCAATTATTACCGAGCATGGGGCATTTTCTCCCAGTCAGTTGCAGCAAGAGTTACAGCATAAATATGTAGCATAG
- the dxs gene encoding 1-deoxy-D-xylulose-5-phosphate synthase, with protein MHLSEITHPNQLHGLSIRQLQQIARQIREKHLQTIAASGGHLGPGLGVVELTLALYQTLDLDRDKVIWDVGHQAYPHKLITGRYSEFHTLRQKDGVAGYLKRCESKFDHFGAGHASTSISAALGMALARDLKGDKFKVAAIIGDGALTGGMALEAINHAGHLPKTNLLVILNDNEMSISPNVGAISRYLNKMRLSAPVQFLADNLEEQVKHIPFVGESLTPELHRLKGGMKRLAVSKVGAIIEELGFTYLGPVDGHNLTELIATFEQAHHIQGPVLVHVATVKGKGYEIAEKDQVGYHAQSPFDLATGKAIPSSKPKPPGYSKVFAHTLVKLAENNPKIIGITAAMATGTGLDKLASKLPKQYIDVGIAEQHAVTLGAGLACEGMRPVVAIYSTFLQRAYDQIVHDVCIQNLPVFFCMDRAGIVGSDGPTHQGMYDIAYLRCLPNMVLMAPKDEAELQQMVVTGVNYTDGPIAMRYPRGNGYGVPLMEEGWESLPIGKGEILRHGDDLLLIGFGAMVHPAMQVAEILREHGIEATVINARFAKPLDTELILPLAQQIGRVVTLEEGCLMGGFGSAVAEALLDANVVVPVKRIGIPDTLVDHAEPNESKADLGLTSPQIAETVRQAFFSQQLSSVGS; from the coding sequence ATGCACCTGAGTGAAATCACCCATCCTAATCAGTTGCACGGTTTGTCGATTCGTCAATTACAACAGATTGCTCGTCAAATTCGCGAAAAACACTTGCAAACGATCGCCGCTAGTGGCGGACACCTGGGACCAGGGCTAGGCGTGGTGGAATTGACCCTAGCACTATATCAAACATTAGACCTCGATCGCGACAAGGTGATTTGGGATGTCGGACATCAAGCATATCCGCACAAGCTGATTACTGGTCGATACAGTGAGTTTCACACTCTCCGGCAGAAAGATGGAGTCGCTGGCTATCTCAAGCGCTGTGAGAGCAAATTCGACCATTTTGGCGCGGGTCACGCCTCTACGAGTATTTCTGCTGCACTGGGAATGGCACTGGCACGAGATCTTAAGGGGGATAAATTTAAAGTCGCAGCAATTATTGGTGATGGCGCGCTGACAGGTGGTATGGCACTCGAAGCAATTAACCACGCCGGACACTTGCCTAAGACAAATTTACTCGTGATATTGAACGATAACGAGATGTCAATTTCACCGAATGTTGGTGCAATCTCTCGTTACTTAAATAAAATGCGTCTTTCTGCACCAGTACAGTTTCTTGCCGATAATTTAGAAGAACAAGTTAAACACATTCCCTTTGTTGGCGAATCTCTCACCCCCGAACTGCATCGGCTTAAGGGTGGTATGAAGCGGCTAGCCGTGTCAAAAGTTGGAGCAATTATCGAAGAACTCGGATTCACCTATCTCGGACCAGTAGACGGTCATAATTTGACAGAATTGATTGCGACTTTCGAGCAAGCGCATCACATCCAAGGACCAGTACTCGTCCACGTGGCGACAGTTAAAGGGAAAGGTTACGAGATTGCCGAAAAAGACCAAGTAGGATATCACGCCCAGTCTCCCTTTGACTTGGCAACGGGTAAAGCCATTCCCTCCAGCAAGCCCAAACCCCCGGGCTACTCTAAGGTTTTTGCTCATACTTTGGTCAAACTAGCCGAAAATAACCCTAAAATTATTGGGATTACGGCAGCAATGGCAACAGGAACGGGACTGGATAAACTTGCCAGCAAGCTACCCAAGCAATATATCGATGTTGGGATTGCCGAACAACACGCCGTTACTCTAGGCGCTGGCTTAGCTTGCGAGGGAATGCGTCCCGTGGTGGCAATCTATTCAACTTTCTTGCAACGTGCCTACGATCAGATAGTCCACGATGTCTGCATCCAAAACTTACCCGTCTTTTTCTGTATGGACAGAGCGGGAATTGTAGGGTCTGACGGTCCAACACACCAAGGTATGTACGATATTGCCTACCTGCGCTGCTTGCCCAACATGGTTTTGATGGCTCCCAAAGACGAAGCCGAGTTACAGCAAATGGTCGTTACTGGAGTTAACTACACGGATGGACCGATCGCCATGCGCTATCCACGCGGTAATGGTTACGGCGTTCCCCTCATGGAAGAAGGTTGGGAATCCTTGCCAATTGGTAAAGGGGAAATCCTCCGACATGGGGACGATCTGTTGCTAATTGGTTTTGGTGCGATGGTTCATCCTGCAATGCAAGTCGCAGAAATTTTGCGCGAACACGGCATTGAAGCAACAGTAATTAACGCTCGTTTCGCCAAACCCCTAGATACAGAGCTAATTCTACCTCTAGCGCAGCAAATCGGGCGCGTCGTGACTTTAGAAGAAGGCTGTCTGATGGGTGGGTTTGGTTCTGCGGTAGCCGAAGCTTTACTCGACGCAAATGTTGTCGTTCCTGTCAAGCGAATTGGCATCCCAGATACTTTGGTAGATCACGCCGAACCAAATGAATCGAAAGCCGATTTGGGTTTGACCAGTCCGCAAATTGCTGAAACCGTGCGTCAAGCCTTCTTTAGCCAGCAGCTATCTTCTGTAGGTTCGTAA
- a CDS encoding trypsin-like serine peptidase has translation MSKNLNCLKFLTKNRRLTASILSLGSCLGAIATTLQSAKASIIGQDDRVLPAYEWLTVAPRKAVGQLETQRADGQWGLCTFTVVGRNIGLTNSHCVRDEQGRIPLQAKAYVIRYGTTQLAVANVDAYWTGLKVAPKNVEEWKRDWAIIRFTTNLGDATGWYGNVEWNPNDISKAGDTVVGQPTNYIGYPTDWPTDPALKAYQGYLPALQGGCNILNKDPQLEILLHDCDIMKGTSGSSLFSAVSETDFRTMALNNGFLTFPDGTSISTAVPLERFMPAILKLRATGATNDTAVPVP, from the coding sequence ATGAGTAAAAATCTTAATTGCTTAAAGTTTTTGACGAAAAACCGTAGGTTAACTGCAAGTATCTTGTCGCTTGGCAGTTGTTTGGGAGCGATCGCAACCACACTCCAATCTGCAAAAGCAAGTATTATTGGGCAAGATGACCGCGTTTTGCCTGCGTATGAGTGGTTGACAGTAGCGCCTCGTAAAGCAGTGGGGCAGTTAGAAACTCAGAGAGCAGATGGGCAATGGGGACTTTGTACTTTCACCGTTGTCGGTCGTAATATTGGCTTGACAAATAGCCATTGCGTGAGGGATGAACAAGGCAGGATACCATTACAAGCCAAAGCTTATGTGATACGCTATGGCACGACTCAATTAGCCGTAGCAAATGTTGATGCTTATTGGACAGGGCTAAAAGTTGCTCCTAAAAACGTAGAAGAATGGAAACGAGATTGGGCAATTATCCGATTTACCACAAATTTAGGAGATGCCACAGGTTGGTATGGTAATGTCGAGTGGAATCCAAACGATATTAGCAAAGCAGGAGACACTGTTGTCGGTCAGCCCACAAATTACATCGGTTATCCTACTGATTGGCCCACAGATCCAGCTTTGAAAGCCTATCAAGGATACTTACCAGCCTTGCAGGGTGGCTGTAATATTTTGAATAAAGATCCACAGTTAGAAATCCTCTTACATGACTGTGACATCATGAAAGGAACCTCTGGTTCGTCTCTATTCTCTGCGGTTTCAGAAACAGACTTTCGGACTATGGCTTTGAATAACGGTTTCTTGACATTTCCTGACGGCACATCAATTAGTACGGCAGTACCTCTAGAGCGGTTTATGCCAGCTATTCTCAAACTGAGAGCCACAGGAGCAACTAACGACACCGCAGTCCCCGTTCCATAG
- the cobS gene encoding adenosylcobinamide-GDP ribazoletransferase, with protein MILKLGLDFLAAIAFYTCLPIPKLKLDFQRVARFVPLVGLIVGGILGLIDLGLFLLGVPILTRSAVVVVSWIAVTGGLHLDGAMDTADGLAVQDPQRRLQVMADSVTGAFGAMVASAILLLKISALTDLDTYRPLILMAACGWGRWGQQVAIACYPYLKPTGKGAFHKAAIQSYWDLLPGLLLLLGLSGVQILLNRDRIVASLAMALGGSAIAILTGAWLNYKLGGHTGDTYGAIVEWTEALFLCLLTAF; from the coding sequence GTGATATTAAAACTTGGATTAGATTTTCTAGCAGCGATCGCATTTTATACTTGTCTGCCCATTCCTAAGTTGAAATTAGACTTTCAGCGCGTGGCGCGTTTTGTCCCGCTGGTAGGTTTGATTGTTGGTGGAATTCTGGGATTGATAGATCTAGGCTTATTTTTATTAGGCGTACCCATACTGACTCGCAGTGCTGTAGTTGTCGTGAGTTGGATTGCGGTTACTGGGGGACTGCACCTAGATGGAGCAATGGATACAGCTGATGGCTTGGCAGTACAAGATCCGCAAAGGCGCTTGCAGGTAATGGCAGATAGCGTTACAGGTGCGTTTGGAGCAATGGTAGCGAGCGCTATCCTACTCTTAAAAATATCAGCCTTAACCGATCTCGATACTTATCGCCCTTTAATATTGATGGCAGCTTGTGGTTGGGGACGATGGGGACAACAAGTCGCGATCGCCTGTTATCCTTATCTCAAACCTACAGGTAAAGGAGCGTTTCACAAAGCGGCAATTCAGTCTTATTGGGATTTATTGCCAGGATTGTTATTATTACTCGGTCTGAGTGGAGTCCAAATCTTGCTAAATCGCGATCGCATTGTAGCGTCTCTTGCTATGGCATTAGGTGGCAGCGCGATCGCTATTCTGACTGGAGCTTGGTTGAATTATAAGTTAGGTGGTCATACGGGAGATACCTACGGCGCGATCGTAGAATGGACAGAAGCTTTGTTTCTGTGCTTGTTGACAGCTTTTTGA
- the ebsA gene encoding type IV pilus biogenesis protein EbsA — protein sequence MSIQQLQPANQQELRVYLPYFQGNKRNILPLAISLFKKGVMEGQRKIEGADGIPFIATWNISTLPADLIRCRLQFDGNAELSYELLMQSSEYIDYLIDVILNFQRSRSTDFSKPFYRKLLRIEE from the coding sequence ATGTCTATTCAACAACTTCAACCCGCCAACCAGCAAGAATTAAGAGTTTACCTTCCCTATTTTCAAGGCAATAAACGTAATATCTTACCCCTTGCCATCAGTTTGTTCAAAAAAGGAGTGATGGAAGGACAGCGTAAAATTGAAGGTGCGGATGGTATTCCCTTTATAGCAACTTGGAATATTTCCACATTACCAGCAGACCTGATCCGGTGTCGGCTACAATTTGATGGTAATGCCGAATTGAGTTACGAGTTGCTGATGCAAAGTTCGGAATATATCGATTATTTAATCGATGTTATTCTCAATTTTCAACGCAGTCGCAGTACAGATTTTTCTAAACCTTTTTACCGCAAATTACTCCGCATTGAAGAATAG
- the ftsH3 gene encoding ATP-dependent zinc metalloprotease FtsH3 produces MNKRWRNAGLYALLAIVVIALGTAFFDKQPQSRETWRYSDFIQAVEKGRVAQVRLSADRTRALVKPQDGSQVIVNLPDDPELISILTERGVDIAVLPQTDEGFWFKALSSLFVPVLLLVGLFFLLRRAQNGPGSQAMNFGKSKARVQMEPQTQVTFGDVAGIDQAKLELNEVVDFLKNADRFTAVGAKIPKGVLLVGPPGTGKTLLARAVAGEAGVPFFSISGSEFVEMFVGVGASRVRDLFEQAKANAPCIVFIDEIDAVGRQRGAGLGGGNDEREQTLNQLLTEMDGFEGNTGIIIIAATNRPDVLDAALLRPGRFDRQVVVDRPDYAGRLEILKVHARGKTLAKDVDLDRIARRTPGFTGADLSNLLNEAAILAARRNLSEISMDEVNDAIDRVLAGPEKKDRVMSEKRKQLVAYHEAGHALVGALMPDYDPVQKISIIPRGRAGGLTWFTPSEDRMDTGLYSRSYLENQMAVALGGRIAEEIIFGEEEVTTGASNDLQQVARVARQMITRFGMSDRLGPVALGRQQGNMFLGRDIVAERDFSEETAAVIDEEVHQLVDTAYKRAKSVLTNNRAILDRLAQMLVEKETVDADELQELLANNDVRTAAIA; encoded by the coding sequence GTGAATAAACGGTGGAGAAACGCAGGGCTGTACGCATTACTGGCAATTGTGGTCATTGCGCTGGGAACAGCGTTCTTTGACAAACAGCCTCAGAGTCGAGAGACATGGCGATACAGCGATTTTATTCAAGCAGTTGAAAAAGGTAGAGTTGCTCAGGTCAGACTTAGTGCCGATCGCACCAGGGCGCTTGTCAAGCCTCAAGATGGCAGCCAAGTCATCGTTAATTTACCCGATGACCCCGAATTAATTTCAATCTTGACGGAGAGAGGAGTTGATATTGCGGTTCTACCTCAAACCGATGAAGGTTTTTGGTTCAAAGCCCTCAGCAGCTTATTTGTCCCCGTCTTGCTTTTAGTTGGCTTATTCTTTTTACTACGCCGCGCCCAAAATGGTCCTGGTAGCCAAGCAATGAACTTTGGCAAGTCTAAAGCCAGGGTACAAATGGAGCCACAAACTCAGGTAACATTTGGCGATGTGGCTGGAATCGATCAAGCCAAATTGGAATTGAACGAAGTTGTGGACTTCCTGAAAAATGCAGATCGCTTCACCGCAGTCGGGGCGAAAATTCCTAAAGGTGTATTGCTAGTTGGACCCCCAGGAACGGGTAAAACCCTACTGGCTCGTGCTGTAGCGGGTGAGGCTGGCGTTCCCTTCTTCTCAATTTCCGGTTCTGAATTCGTTGAAATGTTCGTTGGTGTGGGTGCGTCTCGCGTCCGCGACCTATTCGAGCAAGCTAAGGCAAACGCACCTTGTATCGTATTTATCGATGAAATCGATGCTGTCGGACGGCAGCGGGGTGCTGGTTTAGGTGGTGGTAACGACGAACGGGAGCAAACCCTGAACCAGTTACTCACCGAAATGGATGGTTTTGAAGGCAATACTGGAATCATCATTATTGCTGCGACTAACCGCCCAGACGTACTCGATGCAGCGTTATTGCGTCCTGGTCGTTTCGATCGCCAAGTCGTTGTAGATCGACCCGATTATGCCGGACGTTTGGAAATCCTCAAAGTTCACGCCCGTGGCAAGACTTTGGCAAAAGACGTAGATCTAGACAGAATTGCCCGTCGTACGCCAGGTTTTACAGGTGCAGACCTATCGAACCTGTTGAACGAAGCTGCAATTTTAGCTGCTAGACGCAACCTAAGCGAAATTTCGATGGATGAAGTCAACGACGCGATCGATCGCGTTTTGGCAGGTCCCGAGAAGAAAGACCGCGTGATGAGCGAGAAGCGCAAGCAACTCGTAGCCTATCACGAAGCCGGACACGCCTTAGTAGGGGCGCTGATGCCAGACTACGACCCCGTACAAAAAATTAGCATCATTCCTCGCGGTCGCGCTGGTGGTTTGACTTGGTTCACGCCTAGCGAAGACCGGATGGACACCGGACTTTACAGCCGTTCGTATTTAGAAAACCAAATGGCTGTGGCTTTAGGTGGTCGGATTGCCGAAGAAATTATCTTTGGTGAAGAAGAAGTCACCACTGGTGCATCCAACGACTTACAACAAGTCGCCAGAGTTGCCAGACAAATGATCACTCGTTTTGGTATGAGCGATCGCCTCGGTCCCGTTGCCTTGGGTCGTCAACAAGGTAATATGTTCCTCGGGCGCGATATCGTTGCCGAACGCGATTTCTCAGAAGAGACAGCCGCCGTCATTGACGAAGAAGTGCATCAGCTAGTTGATACCGCTTACAAACGAGCAAAATCAGTATTAACTAACAACCGCGCCATTCTAGATCGACTAGCCCAAATGCTAGTAGAAAAAGAAACCGTAGACGCAGACGAACTGCAAGAGTTGTTAGCAAATAACGATGTCAGAACAGCTGCGATCGCATAA
- a CDS encoding EamA family transporter has protein sequence MKKIGSQPTLSPTSLVLLSIASTQLGSAIAKTLFSTLSPAAVVLLRVGFAAVVLLVLWRSQVKGIQRQNYGVLILFGLSLGLMNLSFYLAIERIPIGIAVALEFIGPLGVAIANSRRLLDLLWVLLAGCGIVLLAPIGGLTVNLTGIILALTAGGFWAAYILLSAKVGRVVPGGVGLALAMAVAAIVMLPMGIVTGGSALLNPQMLLIGFGVAILSSAIPYSFELEALRWLPVRVFGVLLSLEPVAAAVIGFIVLRETLELRAIVAIALVTVAAGGASLYGSGRG, from the coding sequence ATGAAAAAGATTGGTTCTCAGCCTACTCTATCGCCTACAAGTTTGGTGCTGCTGTCGATCGCTTCGACTCAGTTAGGTTCGGCGATCGCGAAAACGTTGTTTAGTACGCTTAGTCCTGCTGCTGTAGTGCTGTTACGGGTGGGTTTTGCAGCGGTGGTGTTGTTGGTGCTATGGCGATCGCAAGTTAAGGGGATTCAGCGCCAGAACTACGGGGTGCTGATTTTGTTTGGTTTGTCTTTGGGTTTGATGAATCTCTCATTTTATTTGGCAATCGAGCGGATTCCAATTGGCATTGCGGTGGCGCTGGAATTTATCGGACCTTTGGGTGTGGCGATCGCCAATTCTCGGCGCTTGCTCGATCTGTTGTGGGTGTTGCTGGCTGGATGCGGTATCGTGTTGCTGGCTCCAATTGGCGGTTTGACTGTCAATCTAACTGGAATTATTTTGGCGCTGACGGCGGGGGGATTTTGGGCGGCTTATATTCTCCTTTCTGCTAAAGTAGGGCGGGTTGTACCTGGAGGCGTGGGGCTGGCTTTGGCGATGGCAGTGGCGGCGATCGTCATGTTGCCAATGGGAATTGTTACGGGTGGCTCGGCGCTGTTAAATCCACAAATGTTATTGATTGGGTTTGGGGTGGCGATTCTTTCTTCGGCGATTCCATACTCGTTTGAGTTAGAGGCGTTACGGTGGCTACCTGTAAGGGTGTTTGGCGTGTTGTTGAGTTTGGAGCCTGTGGCGGCGGCTGTCATTGGTTTTATTGTTTTGCGGGAAACTTTGGAGTTGCGGGCGATCGTGGCGATCGCTTTGGTGACAGTTGCGGCGGGTGGGGCTTCTCTTTATGGGAGTGGGAGAGGATAA
- a CDS encoding aminotransferase class IV, with translation MFWYNGDLIKTNIIELAIDDPGLLYGATVFTTLRVYCQSLDRPLTNWKGHGDRLRSSIQFLNWQEPDWQKVRQGAEILLQDFPVLRITIFSDGREWITGRSLPTDLTEKQRHGVAASLVSGEEFHRFLPTHKTGNYLGAWLARTKAQHMTASEAIFVDPNDNWLETSTGNLWGWQDGSWWTPPLETGILPGIMRSQLIDWLKNQNQPVMEKPWTPEIIKTMEAIAYSNSIVQLIPIHTVFEERGVRSVDAIAASQRVERGQEKMNQLNYNPYHPAFEQLRKLFAD, from the coding sequence ATTTTTTGGTATAACGGCGACTTAATCAAAACAAATATCATCGAGTTAGCAATAGACGATCCAGGGTTATTGTACGGAGCAACCGTGTTTACTACCCTGCGAGTTTATTGTCAGTCACTCGATCGCCCCTTAACAAACTGGAAAGGACATGGCGATCGCCTCCGCTCCAGTATTCAATTCTTAAACTGGCAAGAACCAGACTGGCAGAAAGTTCGACAAGGCGCAGAAATCTTACTGCAAGATTTTCCCGTATTGAGAATCACAATCTTTTCAGACGGGAGAGAGTGGATAACTGGGCGATCGCTACCAACAGACTTGACAGAAAAGCAAAGACATGGAGTAGCAGCTAGCTTAGTATCAGGAGAAGAATTTCATCGCTTCCTACCCACCCACAAAACAGGTAACTACTTAGGTGCGTGGCTAGCCAGAACAAAAGCCCAACACATGACAGCCAGCGAAGCAATTTTCGTCGATCCCAACGATAACTGGCTGGAAACCAGTACGGGTAATTTGTGGGGATGGCAAGACGGTAGCTGGTGGACACCCCCACTAGAAACAGGAATCTTACCAGGAATCATGCGATCGCAACTCATTGACTGGCTCAAAAATCAAAACCAACCAGTTATGGAAAAACCTTGGACACCAGAAATAATCAAAACAATGGAAGCGATCGCCTACAGCAACAGCATCGTGCAACTCATTCCCATTCATACCGTATTTGAGGAGCGAGGAGTCAGGAGCGTAGACGCGATAGCGGCTTCTCAAAGAGTGGAGCGAGGGCAAGAAAAAATGAATCAACTAAACTACAACCCCTATCATCCAGCCTTTGAGCAACTACGCAAATTGTTTGCAGACTAA
- a CDS encoding DUF4212 domain-containing protein, whose amino-acid sequence MDRDRQEAYWRANTALIRNLLIVWALVSLVFSILLAQPLNAIRLGSVPLGFWMAQQGSILTFVVLIFIYAFQMDKLDRKYGIRK is encoded by the coding sequence ATGGATAGAGATAGACAAGAGGCATACTGGCGGGCAAACACGGCTTTAATTCGGAATCTATTAATTGTTTGGGCGCTGGTATCGCTGGTGTTTAGCATCCTGTTAGCACAGCCATTGAATGCAATCCGACTTGGAAGCGTTCCTCTAGGCTTTTGGATGGCACAACAAGGCTCGATCTTAACTTTTGTCGTCTTGATTTTTATCTATGCCTTTCAAATGGACAAGCTCGATCGCAAATATGGGATTAGGAAGTGA
- a CDS encoding sodium:solute symporter family protein gives MSAELWTIILVALSFLLYLYIGWRSRVKDSSGFYVAGQDVPQIANGAATAADWMSAASFISMAGLISTLGYDGSIYLMGWTGGYVLLALLLAPYLRKFGKYTVPDFVGDRYYSNAARLVAVVAALFVSFTYVAGQMRGVGIVFSRFLQVDISTGVIIGMVVVAFFSVLGGMKGITWTQVAQYGVLIVAYLIPAAAIAYLLTGNPIPQLAFTFSDIVGKLNQIQLDLGFKEYSQPFANRSMLDVLFTTLALMVGTAGLPHVIVRFYTVPNVRAARYSAGWALLFIALLYTSAPALATFARYNLINTLHNQPITEVRQLDWANKWEKTKLLTFDDKNNDGRIELTPDKTTSEITIDPDIIVLSTPEVAKLAPWVIGLVAAGGLAAALSTASGLLLVISSSVAHDIYYRIINPNASETQRVFVGRIMVGLAVVLAGYFGINPPGFVAQVVAFAFGLAAASFFPAIVLGIFDKRTNREGAIAGIVVGLLFTLFYIVGVKFYGMQPWLFGISPEGIGTVGMMINFIVTLVVSRLTPPPPIAVQEMVEDLRSPAGAELPVESVH, from the coding sequence ATGTCAGCAGAGCTTTGGACGATTATTTTAGTTGCCCTCTCTTTCCTACTGTATCTCTACATCGGATGGCGATCGCGCGTCAAAGATAGTTCCGGCTTTTACGTTGCTGGGCAAGATGTGCCTCAAATTGCAAATGGAGCTGCAACAGCGGCGGATTGGATGTCAGCAGCTTCTTTTATCTCGATGGCTGGGTTAATTTCAACTCTGGGCTACGATGGCTCGATTTATCTAATGGGTTGGACTGGCGGTTACGTGCTGCTGGCGCTATTACTTGCCCCATATCTGCGCAAGTTTGGCAAGTATACCGTGCCGGATTTTGTCGGCGATCGCTATTATTCTAATGCAGCTAGGTTAGTCGCGGTAGTCGCCGCCTTATTTGTCTCTTTCACTTATGTTGCCGGACAAATGCGGGGTGTGGGAATTGTCTTCAGCCGCTTTCTACAAGTCGATATCAGCACGGGCGTGATTATCGGGATGGTGGTGGTGGCATTCTTCTCCGTCTTGGGCGGCATGAAAGGCATCACCTGGACGCAGGTAGCCCAGTATGGTGTATTAATTGTGGCTTATCTGATTCCAGCAGCGGCGATCGCTTATCTTTTGACTGGTAATCCGATCCCGCAACTGGCATTTACTTTTAGCGATATTGTCGGCAAACTGAATCAAATTCAGTTGGATTTGGGTTTTAAGGAGTACTCGCAACCATTTGCTAATCGCTCAATGTTGGATGTGCTGTTCACTACCCTCGCCTTGATGGTAGGAACGGCAGGATTACCCCACGTGATTGTCAGATTCTACACGGTTCCCAACGTCAGAGCGGCGCGTTATTCGGCAGGTTGGGCGTTATTATTTATCGCCCTACTTTATACCAGCGCTCCCGCCTTGGCAACTTTCGCCCGTTACAACTTAATTAACACTTTGCACAACCAACCAATTACCGAAGTGCGACAGTTAGACTGGGCAAATAAATGGGAAAAAACCAAGTTATTGACCTTTGACGACAAGAATAATGATGGACGAATTGAGTTAACGCCCGATAAAACTACGAGCGAAATCACGATTGACCCCGATATTATTGTCTTGTCTACCCCAGAAGTAGCTAAGTTAGCGCCTTGGGTGATTGGACTTGTCGCGGCGGGAGGGTTAGCAGCTGCTTTATCAACAGCTAGTGGTTTGCTGCTGGTAATTTCTAGTTCTGTCGCCCACGATATTTACTACCGCATCATCAATCCCAATGCTTCGGAAACCCAAAGGGTGTTTGTCGGTCGCATCATGGTGGGGTTAGCTGTGGTGCTGGCGGGATATTTTGGGATCAATCCGCCGGGATTTGTGGCGCAAGTGGTGGCTTTTGCCTTTGGTTTAGCCGCTGCTAGCTTTTTCCCCGCAATCGTTCTCGGTATTTTTGACAAACGAACGAATCGAGAAGGTGCGATCGCTGGTATAGTAGTCGGTCTATTGTTCACCCTGTTCTACATCGTCGGGGTGAAATTCTACGGGATGCAACCTTGGTTATTTGGGATTTCTCCCGAAGGGATCGGCACTGTCGGGATGATGATTAACTTCATCGTCACCCTTGTGGTTTCTCGCCTGACTCCACCACCACCAATTGCCGTACAAGAAATGGTAGAAGATTTGCGCTCTCCTGCGGGCGCAGAGTTACCAGTTGAATCAGTCCACTAA